In the Leptotrichia sp. oral taxon 847 genome, one interval contains:
- a CDS encoding DUF4272 domain-containing protein gives MLDLFRKKRREELIICFSKDKTSEMLMKNFFEAYADKIKSITNERDEEITSKTKKFFVQLKSDRKLIIQVNPSPKYILENEFLLELFIEKFKFKSCKELTENEILRYTRILIIVEALNREEKDNEVLRKKSIEFFDEFQKFLIAKRLKHYHYNKKYLIRDEEKWDFSDFIPPLSKKMFENFEMTKEDTARMERNIKLMKENKLPFCDKMEVNISEKDVKIRKKWEIIRKIAAITITRIAAQTYFEKKSEGEKNLAEIIGIFEEKYQFKEILTKREKEFLENRVENSELNVEFYFRLETAQVLLWVLSIGEMPDLNNFSDLTNIIEILENENLKSLARKCEIRSKNQILDTLDYLYRLNWANVEIKLEGYERIVNESILYFTRLGLEWVVQSDIPMEKIIIHT, from the coding sequence ATGTTAGATTTATTTAGGAAAAAACGAAGAGAAGAATTGATTATATGTTTTTCAAAAGATAAAACTTCAGAAATGTTAATGAAAAATTTTTTTGAAGCGTATGCCGATAAAATAAAATCAATTACAAATGAACGTGATGAAGAAATAACTTCAAAAACAAAAAAGTTTTTTGTACAATTAAAAAGTGATAGAAAATTGATAATTCAAGTAAATCCAAGTCCTAAATATATTTTAGAAAATGAATTTTTGTTAGAATTATTCATAGAAAAATTCAAATTTAAAAGTTGTAAAGAATTGACTGAAAATGAAATTTTAAGATATACTCGAATATTGATAATTGTTGAAGCATTAAATAGGGAAGAAAAGGACAATGAAGTTTTAAGGAAAAAGTCAATTGAATTTTTTGATGAGTTTCAAAAATTTTTGATAGCTAAAAGATTAAAACACTACCATTACAATAAAAAATATCTTATAAGAGATGAAGAAAAGTGGGATTTCTCAGATTTTATTCCGCCGCTTTCCAAAAAAATGTTTGAAAATTTTGAGATGACAAAAGAAGATACAGCTAGAATGGAAAGAAATATAAAATTGATGAAAGAAAATAAATTGCCTTTTTGTGATAAAATGGAAGTCAACATATCTGAAAAAGATGTGAAAATAAGAAAAAAGTGGGAAATTATAAGAAAAATTGCCGCAATTACTATTACAAGAATAGCAGCACAAACTTATTTTGAAAAAAAATCAGAAGGGGAAAAAAATTTAGCAGAAATTATTGGAATTTTTGAAGAAAAATATCAGTTTAAAGAGATTTTGACAAAGAGAGAAAAAGAGTTTTTAGAAAATAGAGTAGAAAATTCCGAATTAAATGTTGAATTCTATTTTAGACTGGAAACGGCACAGGTGCTTTTGTGGGTTTTATCAATTGGGGAAATGCCAGATTTGAATAATTTTTCTGATTTGACGAATATAATTGAGATTTTAGAAAATGAAAATTTAAAATCACTCGCAAGAAAATGTGAAATTCGTTCAAAAAATCAGATTTTGGATACACTAGATTACCTGTATCGGCTAAATTGGGCAAATGTGGAAATAAAACTGGAAGGCTATGAAAGAATAGTAAATGAAAGTATTTTGTATTTTACAAGATTAGGGCTTGAATGGGTAGTCCAAAGTGATATACCGATGGAAAAAATAATTATTCATACGTAA
- the mgtE gene encoding magnesium transporter, with translation MKDVKNNEDFEKDLTKNVESIENTETSEKNVEKLKKEIRDRISDDEEMEEEEKFSPEEMAEEIQKIETEKELEKYLDDNHSIDVAESFKELEDDELIRIFELMSDENKAGILEQADEELQTRIIDLLSDEEAIDILSYMSPDDVADILGIIDIQKSKSILNKMKRSQANKIRELLGYEEDSAGGIMTTQYIAFKGNLEVKDVMKKLKVIAPKTEVIETIFVTSEKKELIGEVDLRNILISSDDTKLIDIMDDNPKYVYVEQDQEEVARLVSRYDLKVVPVTNHKKIILGIITVDDIIDVIQEENTEDILKLGGVSEEEDIHSNFWFSVKQRFPWLVINLGTAFLASFVIEIFSTTVGKVVILSSIMTIISGMGGNAGTQALSVTIRALALGEVDFKDTLSIVAKTFLVGAINGALLGLLCGAIIWAFCGNFYMGLIVFLAMVGNLVIACMIGFLIPITLKMLKIDPAMASAVVLTTATDCFGFLIFLSLATIFLNKLT, from the coding sequence ATGAAAGATGTAAAAAATAATGAAGATTTTGAAAAAGATTTGACAAAAAATGTAGAAAGTATAGAAAATACAGAAACTTCGGAAAAAAATGTTGAAAAGTTAAAAAAAGAAATAAGAGATCGTATTTCAGATGATGAAGAAATGGAAGAAGAAGAAAAATTTTCACCTGAAGAAATGGCGGAAGAAATTCAAAAAATTGAGACAGAAAAAGAACTGGAAAAATATTTGGACGACAATCATTCGATTGATGTCGCTGAAAGTTTTAAAGAGCTGGAAGATGACGAATTAATACGAATTTTTGAGCTTATGAGCGATGAGAATAAAGCTGGAATTTTGGAGCAGGCTGATGAAGAGTTGCAGACAAGAATTATAGATTTGCTTTCAGATGAAGAAGCTATCGATATTTTAAGCTATATGTCGCCAGATGATGTCGCCGATATTTTGGGGATTATAGATATTCAAAAAAGTAAATCTATACTTAATAAAATGAAACGTTCGCAAGCAAATAAAATAAGAGAACTTTTGGGTTATGAAGAAGACAGTGCCGGGGGAATTATGACAACCCAGTACATAGCGTTTAAGGGAAACCTTGAAGTAAAAGATGTGATGAAAAAATTGAAAGTTATAGCGCCAAAAACTGAAGTGATAGAAACGATTTTTGTAACAAGCGAAAAAAAGGAACTTATAGGAGAAGTTGATTTGAGAAATATTTTAATTTCTTCTGATGATACCAAATTAATTGATATTATGGACGATAATCCAAAATATGTTTATGTTGAACAGGATCAGGAAGAAGTGGCAAGACTAGTTTCAAGATATGATTTAAAGGTGGTCCCCGTTACAAATCACAAAAAAATAATTTTGGGAATTATAACGGTAGATGATATAATAGATGTAATTCAAGAAGAAAATACAGAAGATATTTTAAAATTAGGTGGAGTTTCTGAAGAAGAAGATATTCATTCAAATTTCTGGTTTTCAGTAAAACAAAGGTTTCCTTGGCTTGTAATAAATTTAGGAACAGCATTTTTGGCGTCATTTGTCATAGAAATATTTTCAACGACAGTGGGAAAAGTAGTTATTTTATCTTCCATAATGACAATCATTAGTGGAATGGGAGGAAATGCTGGAACACAGGCACTTTCAGTAACAATACGAGCGTTGGCGTTAGGAGAAGTAGATTTTAAAGATACACTTAGCATAGTAGCAAAAACTTTTTTGGTTGGGGCAATTAACGGAGCTCTTTTAGGTTTGTTATGTGGTGCAATAATATGGGCATTTTGCGGAAACTTTTACATGGGTCTTATCGTATTTTTAGCTATGGTAGGAAATCTGGTAATCGCCTGTATGATTGGATTTTTGATTCCGATAACATTAAAAATGCTTAAGATAGATCCTGCAATGGCGTCAGCTGTAGTGCTTACAACTGCGACAGACTGTTTTGGATTTTTGATATTTTTAAGTTTAGCAACAATATTTTTAAATAAATTAACTTAA
- a CDS encoding NUDIX hydrolase, whose protein sequence is MDNSFKFLKGEKMLHPTTGITLEYLAKSNAVCIALFNETKEKVILVKQYRPGSKGYMVEICAGLIDPGENPDEAVFRELREETGYSKDDLTDIKKLPHGLFVSPGYTTERLHFYSAKLKSDNIKPKELSLDHGEDLEVLWVDVKDILNITRDMKTVLAVTYFSKL, encoded by the coding sequence ATGGATAACAGTTTTAAATTTTTAAAAGGGGAAAAAATGTTACACCCAACAACGGGGATAACATTGGAATATTTAGCAAAATCAAATGCGGTTTGTATTGCATTATTTAACGAAACTAAAGAAAAAGTAATTTTGGTAAAGCAATATAGACCTGGTTCAAAAGGATATATGGTAGAGATTTGTGCGGGGCTTATAGATCCAGGAGAAAACCCCGATGAAGCTGTCTTTAGGGAACTTAGAGAAGAAACGGGCTACTCAAAGGACGATTTGACAGATATAAAAAAATTGCCACATGGGCTTTTTGTGTCTCCAGGGTACACGACTGAACGTTTGCATTTTTATAGTGCAAAACTAAAATCTGACAATATCAAACCAAAAGAGTTGTCATTAGATCACGGAGAAGATTTGGAAGTGCTGTGGGTTGATGTAAAAGATATTTTGAATATTACAAGAGATATGAAAACTGTACTTGCGGTAACGTATTTTTCAAAATTGTGA
- a CDS encoding ABC-F family ATP-binding cassette domain-containing protein: protein MISTSNLSVQFGSRKLFDEVNIKFTEGNCYGIIGPNGAGKSTFLKVLTGEMESTSGEVVIDKGKRLSFLKQDHFAYEDEEVLNVVMMGHARLYGIMKQKEALYSKEEFTEEDGNLAAELEGEFAELDGWDAETNAEKFLIGLGINAESHHKLMKELTEPEKVKVLLAQAIFGNPDILLLDEPTNGLDLHAVKWLEDFLMDLENTTVLVVSHDRHFLNKVCTHIADIDYGKIKMFVGNYDFWYESNQLMQELIRNQNKKLEQKKKELQDFIARFSANASKSKQATSRKKQLEKLQFEDMQVSNRKYPYIEFKPEREAGNNMLKVENLSKTVDGEKVIDNISFTINTGDKVVILSNNDIAKTTLFQLLAGEIEPDEGKIEWGVTTSQSYFPKDNSKYFEGVDLSLIDWLRQFSSDQHEEYVRGFLGRMLFSGEEATKKAKVLSGGEKVRCMLSKMMLSNANVLLLDNPTDHLDLESITSLNKSLERFPGTILFTTHDHEFIQTIANKIIEITPKGILEKEMEYDDYLNDENVQEKLEEMYK from the coding sequence TTGATATCTACAAGTAATTTGTCAGTTCAATTTGGTTCAAGAAAACTTTTTGACGAAGTAAACATAAAATTTACTGAAGGAAACTGTTATGGAATAATTGGTCCGAATGGAGCTGGAAAATCTACATTTTTAAAAGTTTTAACTGGAGAAATGGAATCAACTTCAGGAGAAGTTGTAATAGACAAAGGAAAAAGACTGTCTTTTTTAAAACAGGATCACTTTGCCTATGAGGATGAAGAAGTTCTAAATGTAGTAATGATGGGACATGCAAGACTATACGGCATTATGAAGCAAAAAGAAGCACTATATTCAAAAGAAGAATTTACCGAAGAAGACGGAAATCTTGCTGCAGAACTGGAAGGAGAATTTGCTGAATTAGATGGCTGGGACGCTGAAACAAACGCTGAAAAATTTTTAATTGGACTTGGAATCAATGCCGAATCACATCATAAATTGATGAAAGAATTGACAGAGCCAGAAAAAGTAAAGGTACTACTGGCACAGGCAATTTTTGGAAATCCAGATATTTTATTACTGGATGAACCTACAAATGGACTAGATTTACATGCCGTAAAATGGCTGGAAGACTTTTTGATGGATTTGGAAAATACGACAGTTTTAGTTGTTTCGCACGACAGACACTTTTTAAATAAAGTATGTACTCACATTGCGGACATTGATTACGGAAAAATCAAAATGTTTGTTGGAAACTACGACTTTTGGTATGAATCGAATCAATTAATGCAAGAATTGATAAGAAACCAAAACAAAAAATTGGAACAAAAGAAAAAGGAATTACAGGACTTTATTGCTCGATTTTCTGCCAACGCCTCAAAATCAAAACAGGCAACTAGCCGTAAAAAACAATTGGAAAAACTTCAGTTTGAAGATATGCAAGTATCAAACCGTAAATATCCATACATTGAGTTTAAACCTGAGCGTGAAGCTGGAAACAATATGTTAAAAGTGGAAAATCTATCAAAAACTGTGGATGGAGAAAAAGTAATTGACAATATTTCATTTACAATAAACACTGGCGATAAGGTTGTAATCTTATCCAATAATGACATAGCAAAAACTACTCTTTTCCAACTTTTAGCTGGAGAAATTGAACCTGACGAAGGAAAAATAGAATGGGGAGTTACAACTTCGCAAAGTTATTTTCCAAAAGATAATTCAAAATACTTTGAAGGAGTAGATTTATCGCTAATCGACTGGTTAAGACAATTTTCAAGTGATCAGCATGAAGAATATGTGAGAGGATTTTTAGGAAGAATGCTATTTTCTGGTGAAGAAGCTACAAAAAAAGCAAAAGTTTTATCGGGAGGAGAAAAAGTGAGATGTATGTTATCAAAAATGATGCTCTCAAATGCTAATGTTTTACTTTTGGACAATCCAACTGATCATTTGGATTTGGAAAGTATCACTTCATTAAATAAATCTCTGGAAAGATTTCCTGGAACAATTTTATTTACAACACACGACCACGAATTTATTCAGACAATCGCAAACAAAATAATCGAAATCACACCAAAAGGAATACTTGAAAAAGAAATGGAATATGACGACTATTTAAACGATGAAAACGTACAAGAAAAATTAGAAGAAATGTATAAATAA
- the rpmA gene encoding 50S ribosomal protein L27 produces MILKLNLQLFASKKGQGSTRNGRDSNPKYLGIKKYDGEAVKSGNIIVRQRGTKFYAGTNAKLGKDYTLFAVADGFVKFEKFGKGKKRVSIYPKRVEA; encoded by the coding sequence ATGATATTAAAATTAAACTTACAGTTATTTGCCTCAAAAAAAGGACAAGGTTCAACTAGAAATGGTAGAGATTCAAATCCTAAATATTTAGGAATTAAAAAATATGATGGAGAAGCTGTAAAATCTGGAAATATTATCGTAAGACAAAGAGGAACTAAATTTTACGCAGGAACTAACGCAAAATTGGGAAAAGATTACACTTTATTTGCAGTAGCTGATGGATTTGTAAAATTTGAAAAATTTGGAAAAGGTAAAAAAAGAGTTAGTATTTACCCTAAAAGAGTGGAAGCGTAA
- a CDS encoding ribosomal-processing cysteine protease Prp, with translation MVYFQINEHADYAKRGEDIVCAAVSSVSQMTLNGILEILKLNGKVKYEIDNAGKLTCDLQNSDLTEEELKKVDILTESMYSYLKDVVHEYKEFVKFE, from the coding sequence ATTGTATATTTTCAAATTAATGAACATGCAGATTATGCAAAACGTGGTGAAGATATAGTCTGTGCTGCAGTTTCGTCAGTTTCACAGATGACTTTGAATGGAATTTTAGAGATTTTAAAATTAAACGGAAAAGTGAAATATGAAATAGACAATGCTGGAAAGTTAACTTGTGATTTACAGAATTCTGATTTGACAGAAGAAGAGTTAAAAAAAGTAGACATTTTAACAGAATCTATGTATTCTTATTTAAAGGATGTTGTACACGAATACAAAGAGTTTGTAAAATTTGAATGA
- the rplU gene encoding 50S ribosomal protein L21 → MFAVIKTGGKQYKVEVGTVLKVEKLAAEVNSEIEIKEVLMVGEGDNVTVGTPFVEGAKVVAVVKEHGKGVKKVNFKYNKKTYYRKKGHRQQYTTIEIKSI, encoded by the coding sequence ATGTTTGCGGTAATTAAAACAGGTGGAAAACAGTACAAAGTAGAAGTTGGAACTGTATTAAAAGTAGAAAAATTAGCAGCTGAAGTTAATTCAGAAATTGAAATTAAAGAAGTTCTTATGGTAGGAGAAGGGGACAATGTAACAGTTGGAACACCTTTTGTAGAAGGTGCAAAAGTTGTAGCAGTAGTTAAAGAGCACGGAAAAGGTGTGAAAAAAGTCAACTTTAAATACAACAAAAAAACTTATTACAGAAAAAAAGGTCATAGACAACAATATACAACTATTGAAATAAAATCAATATAA
- the pfkA gene encoding 6-phosphofructokinase has product MKRIAILTSGGDSQGMNTAIRAVTKAAINKGMEVYGIRRGYKGMLEDQIFPLTLLDVSGIADKGGTILLSARLPEFKDPKVRARAAANLKKYGIDGLVVIGGDGSFHGAHYLYEEHGIKTIGIPGTIDNDVAGTDYTVGYDTALNIILDAISKLKDTATSHERTYLVEVMGRNCGDLALYSAIAGGASGVMIPETESSIDDLAEVIKKRRSEGKLYDIIVVAEGVGNVVQIKDELAKKVDTSIRVTILGHIQRGGAPTAFDRILATRLGVKAVELIEEGKGGLMVGIQSEEVTTHKLSYAWENYSKTSSADYAIANMLSL; this is encoded by the coding sequence ATGAAAAGAATTGCGATATTAACAAGTGGTGGAGATTCACAAGGTATGAACACTGCTATAAGAGCCGTTACTAAAGCCGCTATAAACAAAGGAATGGAAGTTTATGGTATAAGAAGAGGATATAAAGGTATGCTTGAAGATCAAATCTTTCCATTAACATTGTTGGATGTAAGCGGAATTGCTGATAAAGGAGGAACAATTCTACTATCAGCAAGACTTCCAGAATTTAAAGATCCTAAAGTTAGAGCAAGAGCTGCAGCTAATTTGAAGAAATATGGAATTGACGGACTAGTTGTAATCGGTGGGGACGGTTCATTCCACGGTGCACATTACTTGTACGAAGAACATGGAATTAAAACAATTGGAATACCAGGAACTATTGATAATGACGTAGCTGGGACTGACTATACCGTTGGTTATGATACAGCATTAAATATTATATTGGACGCCATCTCAAAATTAAAGGATACTGCTACTTCTCACGAAAGAACATATTTAGTAGAAGTAATGGGAAGAAACTGTGGAGATTTAGCTCTTTATTCTGCAATAGCAGGTGGAGCAAGTGGAGTTATGATTCCAGAAACTGAAAGTTCAATTGATGACTTGGCAGAAGTAATCAAAAAAAGACGTTCAGAAGGTAAATTATACGATATAATCGTTGTTGCTGAAGGAGTAGGAAATGTTGTCCAAATTAAAGATGAATTGGCTAAAAAAGTTGACACAAGTATAAGAGTAACTATATTAGGGCATATTCAAAGAGGTGGGGCACCTACAGCATTTGATAGAATTTTAGCAACAAGATTAGGAGTTAAGGCAGTTGAATTGATAGAAGAAGGAAAAGGTGGATTGATGGTTGGAATTCAAAGTGAAGAAGTTACAACTCACAAATTATCTTACGCTTGGGAAAACTATTCAAAGACATCTTCAGCCGATTATGCAATAGCAAATATGTTATCACTATAA
- the pykF gene encoding pyruvate kinase PykF: MKIKMTKVVCTIGPKTESVEMLTKLVESGMNVMRLNFSHGDFAEHGQRIKNIREVMKKTGKEIAILLDTKGPEIRTGKLEGGKDVLLETGKKVIITTDYDFVGNASKFAVSYSGIVDDLKVGSTVLLDDGLVGLKVEAINKEAGEIECVVTNTGELGETKGVNLPDVSVGLPALAEKDIADLKFGCEQGVDFVAASFIRKAADVAEVRKVLDDNGGKNIQIIPKIESQEGVDNFDEILELSDGIMVARGDLGVEVPAEEVPFMQKMMIRKCNKAGKPVITATQMLDSMIRNPRPTRAEAGDVANAILDGTDAVMLSGESAKGKYPVEAVKMMATISKRTDEFKKFKPVATPDVSSISVTEAISSGAVNTSSALDAKLIVCWTKTGRSPKMIRKYGPTVPIIALTDNDQTARQLALVRGVRAYVEKGLDKTDDFFAKAREIAANHDETTKGDLIVLVTGISKEGTTNTLRVERVGE; this comes from the coding sequence ATGAAAATTAAAATGACTAAAGTTGTTTGTACAATTGGACCAAAAACTGAAAGCGTAGAAATGCTTACAAAATTGGTAGAAAGTGGAATGAACGTAATGAGATTAAACTTCTCTCATGGTGATTTTGCTGAACACGGACAAAGAATTAAAAATATTAGAGAAGTTATGAAAAAAACTGGTAAAGAAATAGCAATTTTGCTAGATACTAAAGGTCCTGAAATCAGAACAGGAAAATTAGAAGGTGGAAAAGATGTATTACTAGAAACTGGTAAAAAAGTAATTATAACAACAGATTATGATTTTGTTGGAAATGCTAGTAAATTTGCAGTTTCATATTCTGGAATCGTAGATGACTTGAAAGTTGGAAGCACAGTTTTATTAGACGACGGTTTAGTTGGATTGAAAGTTGAAGCTATTAATAAAGAAGCTGGAGAAATTGAATGTGTTGTAACAAATACAGGTGAATTAGGAGAAACTAAAGGTGTAAACTTGCCAGATGTTTCAGTTGGTTTACCAGCACTAGCTGAAAAAGATATTGCTGACTTAAAATTTGGTTGTGAACAAGGCGTTGATTTTGTAGCTGCTTCATTTATAAGAAAAGCAGCTGATGTTGCTGAAGTAAGAAAAGTATTGGATGACAACGGTGGAAAAAATATTCAAATTATTCCTAAAATTGAAAGCCAAGAAGGTGTTGATAACTTTGATGAAATCTTGGAATTAAGTGATGGAATCATGGTAGCAAGAGGGGATTTAGGAGTAGAAGTTCCTGCTGAAGAAGTTCCATTTATGCAAAAAATGATGATTAGAAAATGTAACAAAGCTGGAAAACCAGTTATTACAGCTACACAAATGCTAGATTCAATGATTAGAAATCCACGTCCTACAAGAGCAGAAGCTGGAGACGTTGCTAATGCGATCTTAGATGGTACTGATGCAGTTATGTTATCAGGAGAATCAGCAAAAGGAAAATACCCAGTAGAAGCTGTCAAAATGATGGCAACAATTTCAAAAAGAACAGATGAATTCAAAAAATTCAAACCAGTTGCAACACCAGATGTATCGAGTATTTCTGTAACAGAAGCAATTTCAAGTGGTGCAGTAAATACTTCGAGTGCATTGGATGCAAAATTAATCGTATGTTGGACAAAAACAGGAAGATCTCCTAAAATGATTAGAAAATATGGACCAACTGTACCTATAATTGCATTAACTGACAACGACCAAACTGCTAGACAATTAGCTTTAGTAAGAGGAGTTAGAGCGTATGTTGAAAAAGGATTGGATAAAACTGATGATTTCTTTGCAAAAGCAAGAGAAATTGCTGCTAACCACGATGAAACAACTAAAGGTGATTTAATAGTGTTAGTAACTGGAATTTCTAAAGAAGGAACAACTAATACATTAAGAGTAGAAAGAGTCGGAGAATAG
- a CDS encoding IMPACT family protein, with protein sequence MKTVKKETAIEFEEKKSKFIGYIKPITTVLEADKFIEKIRQMHPNATHNVPLYRVVENGQEYFKYNDDGEPSNTAGKPMAEILNILDVYNVAIVATRYFGGIKLGAGGLIRNYAKTAKLAVNEAKIIEYVKKSIFIIDYKYEYTTETEVFLNNKKDEYKIEILDKNYSDRVTMKISAISEIENELNNFQNILVIKL encoded by the coding sequence ATGAAAACAGTAAAAAAGGAAACAGCAATTGAATTTGAAGAAAAAAAATCTAAATTTATTGGGTATATTAAACCTATTACGACCGTTTTAGAAGCTGACAAATTTATAGAAAAAATTAGACAGATGCACCCAAATGCAACTCATAATGTTCCCTTGTACCGTGTAGTTGAAAATGGACAGGAATATTTTAAATACAACGACGATGGAGAGCCATCAAATACAGCAGGAAAACCTATGGCTGAAATTTTAAATATTTTAGATGTCTACAATGTAGCCATTGTCGCAACGAGATACTTTGGCGGGATAAAGTTAGGTGCGGGAGGACTTATTAGAAACTATGCAAAAACTGCAAAACTGGCAGTAAATGAAGCCAAAATTATAGAATATGTAAAAAAATCAATATTTATAATAGATTATAAATATGAATACACTACAGAAACAGAAGTTTTTTTAAATAACAAAAAAGATGAATATAAGATTGAAATACTGGATAAAAATTATTCAGACAGAGTAACTATGAAAATATCAGCAATTAGCGAAATAGAAAATGAATTAAATAATTTTCAAAATATATTAGTGATAAAATTGTAA
- the recR gene encoding recombination mediator RecR, whose protein sequence is MKKLDDLIDVFAKFPGIGRKSAQRIAFDILEKSENEIEEMLNTIKTSHSGIKHCKICGNLSENEICEICSNDKRDKNVICVVEDVRDVIAFEKSDTYFGLYHILGGKIDPLNGITIEDLNLDSLLKRLDGTVKEVILALNPDLEGETTNLYLTKILKEKNIKVSKIASGIPIGGNIEYTDILTLGKSLEGRIDVE, encoded by the coding sequence ATGAAAAAATTAGATGATTTGATAGATGTATTTGCAAAATTTCCCGGAATTGGAAGAAAAAGTGCACAAAGAATAGCTTTTGATATATTGGAAAAGAGCGAAAATGAAATTGAGGAAATGCTAAATACGATTAAAACTTCACATTCTGGAATTAAACACTGCAAAATTTGTGGAAATCTATCAGAAAACGAAATTTGTGAAATCTGCTCAAACGACAAAAGAGACAAAAACGTAATCTGCGTTGTGGAAGATGTAAGAGATGTAATAGCTTTCGAAAAATCGGACACTTATTTTGGACTTTATCATATTTTAGGTGGAAAAATTGATCCGCTAAATGGGATAACCATCGAAGATTTGAATTTAGATAGTTTACTTAAAAGACTGGATGGAACAGTCAAAGAAGTTATTTTGGCATTAAATCCAGATTTGGAAGGGGAAACGACAAATTTATACTTAACTAAAATATTAAAAGAAAAAAATATAAAAGTCTCAAAAATTGCAAGCGGGATTCCAATAGGTGGAAATATAGAATATACTGACATTC